A genomic stretch from Candidatus Hinthialibacter antarcticus includes:
- a CDS encoding DNA-3-methyladenine glycosylase, which translates to MPTKPTAPFDRKKAIAHLKKNDATLAGVIKQIGPCTLIENKRIGGFESLYRTIASQQLSKKASETIRGRVRVFLNGKKITPQNLLQINEQDMRSAGLSARKVEYIRHLAELVDNKELSFRKLNFMPDEEVIETLTKVRGLGRWSAEMYMIFTMNRPDVFPFDDIAILNAVKDLYEIPEKNARETIEAVSDVWRPYRSVAVWYLYAYVNIERGREK; encoded by the coding sequence ATGCCGACAAAGCCAACCGCGCCGTTCGATAGGAAGAAAGCGATTGCGCACCTCAAAAAAAACGATGCGACTCTAGCGGGCGTCATCAAACAAATCGGGCCGTGTACGCTCATCGAAAACAAACGCATCGGCGGGTTCGAGTCGCTCTATCGCACCATCGCCAGCCAGCAGTTATCCAAGAAAGCTTCCGAGACCATACGCGGTCGCGTGCGCGTATTTTTAAATGGCAAGAAGATAACGCCGCAAAACCTGTTGCAAATTAACGAACAAGATATGCGTAGCGCCGGGTTGTCTGCTCGTAAGGTGGAGTACATTCGCCATCTTGCTGAGTTGGTCGATAACAAAGAACTCTCGTTTCGAAAATTGAATTTCATGCCTGATGAGGAAGTCATTGAAACGCTGACCAAAGTAAGAGGGTTAGGCCGTTGGTCGGCGGAGATGTATATGATTTTCACCATGAACCGCCCGGACGTTTTCCCCTTTGACGACATCGCCATTTTAAACGCGGTGAAAGACCTGTACGAGATTCCCGAGAAAAATGCGCGTGAAACAATTGAAGCGGTGAGCGATGTGTGGCGCCCCTATCGCAGTGTCGCGGTGTGGTATCTGTATGCGTACGTTAACATCGAACGCGGGCGCGAAAAGTAG
- a CDS encoding ABC transporter permease subunit, translating to MFNNPVILREVVTHLRNPGTLWQLGVFMLASSIVICVFWTITLEQMQHSIATNFTREMFMVLNLFFGSFILLLVPLQSAAAINLEKERDSWDLLISTNISLGSIVFGKLVSSLTYIWLIAISLLPMYAILIPLGGIAPKEILFVFAMMTEGSLLVAVLGLTCSIYCKRVISSITATYMIGVGFFFGSFLFSLYLRQELRLEFLSSWLMASNPVFPYVHFFDGSTPFGTSDFVGRHPYAAHGMMYIGMMALMLLFSFWRLSKRDGVRSWEDWINDWIDRREKTRLQKSANTIALPMRLLPDYKNPVAVKERRGIQGRHRVRSWMTTIGLFILPLIVLPLFRNERMYFWFVYALAPILVPLMVLPYACNAVRGERDRSTWDLLSTTTLTTHQLLWGKFFAGLRQFEVRLWSYLVFPTFVIFWMGFFGQFPDQFEFDDIGCIVLTCYAVGVFYLALGIYLSCACRKTLTAYAIGFGVAILAYFIIPLMILVVVQTFMRGIQENIWVFWAAVSSPWIAAMAHINPPRGRGEEYYVVLILQCGGLLWAAYVLYLKARDRLARLSERRDEG from the coding sequence GTGTTCAATAACCCCGTTATCTTGCGCGAAGTGGTGACCCATCTGCGCAACCCCGGCACGCTCTGGCAATTGGGCGTGTTTATGTTGGCGAGTTCGATCGTGATCTGCGTCTTTTGGACGATCACGCTCGAACAGATGCAACATTCAATCGCGACGAACTTCACCCGCGAAATGTTTATGGTGCTCAACTTATTTTTCGGCAGTTTTATTTTGCTGCTGGTCCCGTTGCAAAGCGCCGCCGCGATCAACCTTGAAAAAGAGCGCGACAGTTGGGACTTGTTAATCTCCACCAATATATCGCTGGGCAGCATTGTGTTTGGCAAACTGGTTTCGTCGCTGACTTATATTTGGTTGATCGCCATTTCGTTGTTGCCGATGTACGCCATTCTGATCCCGCTGGGAGGGATTGCTCCGAAGGAGATTTTATTCGTCTTTGCGATGATGACCGAGGGGTCGCTGTTGGTGGCGGTGTTGGGGCTGACCTGTTCAATCTATTGCAAGCGCGTTATCAGTTCAATCACGGCGACCTACATGATCGGCGTAGGGTTCTTTTTCGGTTCGTTTCTTTTCAGCCTGTATTTACGGCAGGAATTGCGCTTGGAATTTCTTTCGTCCTGGCTGATGGCGTCGAATCCGGTTTTCCCCTATGTTCATTTTTTTGATGGCAGTACGCCGTTTGGAACAAGTGACTTTGTTGGAAGACACCCCTACGCCGCCCATGGCATGATGTACATCGGTATGATGGCGCTGATGTTGTTGTTTTCGTTTTGGCGCTTGTCAAAACGCGACGGCGTTCGCAGTTGGGAAGATTGGATCAACGATTGGATTGACCGCCGCGAGAAAACGCGCCTGCAAAAAAGCGCGAACACAATAGCGCTGCCTATGCGCTTGTTGCCCGACTACAAAAACCCGGTCGCGGTCAAAGAGCGACGCGGCATCCAGGGGCGGCATCGGGTGCGCTCGTGGATGACGACCATCGGCTTGTTTATACTGCCGCTGATTGTGCTGCCATTGTTTCGAAATGAACGTATGTATTTTTGGTTTGTCTATGCGTTGGCGCCGATTTTGGTTCCGCTGATGGTTTTGCCGTATGCGTGTAACGCAGTGCGCGGCGAACGCGACCGCAGCACGTGGGACCTGCTCAGCACCACGACGTTGACCACTCATCAATTGTTATGGGGAAAATTTTTCGCGGGGCTGCGTCAGTTTGAAGTCCGCTTATGGTCGTACTTGGTGTTCCCGACGTTTGTGATTTTTTGGATGGGGTTTTTTGGGCAATTCCCCGACCAATTTGAGTTTGACGACATTGGTTGCATTGTCCTCACGTGTTACGCAGTCGGCGTTTTTTATCTGGCGCTTGGCATTTACCTGTCCTGCGCGTGCCGCAAAACTCTGACTGCGTATGCCATTGGTTTCGGCGTCGCGATACTGGCCTACTTTATCATTCCATTGATGATTCTCGTTGTGGTGCAAACTTTTATGCGCGGTATACAAGAAAACATTTGGGTGTTTTGGGCGGCGGTGTCTTCGCCTTGGATCGCCGCGATGGCGCATATTAATCCACCCAGAGGCCGTGGTGAAGAATATTATGTCGTGCTCATTTTACAATGCGGCGGACTGTTGTGGGCTGCGTATGTTCTTTATTTAAAGGCGCGAGACCGCTTGGCCCGATTAAGCGAACGCCGCGACGAGGGCTGA
- the hisC gene encoding histidinol-phosphate transaminase, giving the protein MPTMPPRIDIPTYWRERDAVYLHLGENPLPPTENVQRAIAAAAQHANRYPDTNCLALRKKLALYVGGNVKPENIIVGNGSDELIDLATVAFTEEGQSVATFEPSFFVYRFAAQRHNRKVARLERTVEFDLPNAQSITSDSALTFIANPNNPTGTLTARGHLLAVLDSLPGVKVIDECYFEFSGETVVDLIHERDDLIIFRSLSKSFSLAGLRIGYAIASGALIERLASFALTFPVNIIAQAAAVAALNDVDEMKRRVAQLIEQRDWLAGEMRALGAETLPSYANFILTLWPRDAGLADKLRAAGIFVSNQSANIGGERVALRIGVGTREENQRVVDALKQ; this is encoded by the coding sequence ATGCCAACCATGCCGCCGCGAATTGATATCCCCACCTATTGGCGTGAAAGAGACGCCGTCTATCTGCATTTGGGCGAGAACCCGCTGCCGCCGACGGAGAACGTCCAACGCGCCATCGCCGCAGCCGCGCAACACGCCAACCGCTATCCCGATACCAATTGCCTGGCGCTGCGTAAGAAACTGGCTCTCTATGTCGGCGGCAATGTGAAGCCTGAGAACATCATTGTCGGTAACGGTTCGGATGAATTGATTGACCTCGCGACGGTCGCGTTTACGGAAGAAGGCCAATCGGTCGCGACCTTTGAACCGAGTTTTTTTGTGTATCGCTTCGCGGCGCAACGCCATAACCGCAAAGTCGCAAGACTTGAGCGGACAGTAGAGTTTGATTTACCAAACGCGCAGTCTATCACCAGCGATTCCGCTCTTACATTTATCGCCAACCCCAACAACCCCACCGGAACGCTGACTGCGCGTGGTCATCTGCTGGCGGTATTAGATTCATTGCCTGGAGTCAAAGTCATTGATGAATGTTATTTTGAATTCAGCGGCGAGACCGTGGTTGATTTGATTCATGAGCGCGACGACCTCATTATCTTTCGCAGCCTGTCGAAGAGTTTTTCCCTGGCGGGATTGCGCATTGGGTATGCAATCGCCAGCGGAGCGCTGATTGAACGCTTGGCGAGTTTTGCGTTGACCTTCCCCGTGAACATCATCGCCCAGGCGGCGGCGGTGGCGGCTTTGAATGACGTGGACGAGATGAAGCGCCGCGTCGCGCAACTCATTGAGCAGCGCGACTGGCTGGCGGGCGAGATGCGAGCATTAGGCGCGGAAACGCTGCCGTCGTATGCGAATTTTATTTTGACGCTGTGGCCGCGTGATGCGGGCCTCGCCGACAAATTACGCGCCGCTGGAATCTTTGTTTCAAACCAAAGCGCCAACATCGGCGGCGAGCGCGTCGCCTTGCGCATCGGCGTGGGAACGCGCGAA